In Maridesulfovibrio sp., a single genomic region encodes these proteins:
- a CDS encoding response regulator produces the protein MGRSKNILFVDEDKAQLQLLEKLIEPLQKRWKVCFASNAEEVMDQLMTRPFDIVATELHMEGFADGELLHEIKSRQPGSIRFITSAEVQAENFLQYINSAHQFISKPYVPSEFLSKIKKSMRLKNIFLNERAAKAIASIDELPSLPDLYFRLEKALRKEDVFIGELGRIIGEDMSMSAGLLKIVNSPVFGLFSKVTNPEQAVTLLGLDALKGIVMGLSMFNSADLKGLDFSIAELGEHCQYTGLLGRAIVRSEDACNELCENTFLAGFLHDIGKLVLATSYPDEYRMILGLVREDAVSIQDAEKDILGFTHAEVGAYLLAIWGFNEDVVEAVYCHHDLSKLGSTDLSPAVAVHVANTFDHELRFPCQKCAPHLLDARWLEIHGFSPSLVGWLSVCAEHLEQLPGTD, from the coding sequence ATGGGCAGGTCGAAAAACATACTTTTTGTCGACGAAGACAAGGCTCAGTTGCAATTGCTGGAAAAGTTGATCGAGCCGTTACAGAAACGCTGGAAAGTCTGCTTTGCCAGCAATGCCGAAGAGGTCATGGATCAACTCATGACTCGTCCTTTTGATATCGTTGCAACCGAATTGCATATGGAAGGGTTCGCAGATGGAGAACTCCTGCACGAGATAAAATCCCGTCAGCCCGGCTCAATCAGGTTTATTACTTCCGCCGAAGTGCAGGCCGAAAATTTTCTCCAGTATATCAATTCCGCGCATCAGTTCATTTCCAAGCCGTATGTTCCTTCGGAGTTCTTGAGTAAAATCAAGAAAAGCATGCGGCTCAAAAATATTTTTCTCAACGAGCGTGCTGCCAAAGCCATTGCTTCCATAGATGAGCTGCCGTCCCTGCCCGATCTTTATTTCCGGCTGGAAAAAGCCCTCAGAAAGGAAGACGTCTTCATCGGTGAACTAGGCAGGATAATAGGCGAAGACATGAGCATGAGCGCCGGTCTTCTGAAAATCGTAAATTCTCCGGTTTTCGGCCTGTTTTCAAAGGTGACCAATCCGGAACAGGCTGTAACGCTGCTGGGGCTGGACGCGCTCAAAGGTATTGTCATGGGCTTGTCCATGTTCAATTCAGCGGATTTAAAGGGATTGGATTTTTCCATTGCGGAACTCGGTGAGCACTGCCAGTATACAGGATTGCTCGGCAGGGCCATTGTCAGGTCGGAGGACGCCTGTAACGAGTTGTGCGAAAATACTTTTCTTGCCGGATTCCTGCACGATATAGGGAAGCTGGTGCTTGCCACATCATATCCTGACGAATATCGGATGATCCTCGGTCTGGTGCGCGAGGATGCTGTTTCCATACAGGATGCGGAAAAGGACATCCTCGGGTTTACCCATGCCGAGGTAGGGGCCTATCTGCTGGCCATATGGGGATTCAACGAGGATGTGGTAGAGGCGGTGTACTGCCATCACGATTTGTCAAAGCTGGGCAGCACGGATTTAAGCCCTGCGGTTGCTGTGCATGTGGCAAATACTTTTGACCATGAACTGCGGTTCCCTTGTCAAAAATGCGCTCCGCACCTTCTTGATGCCAGGTGGCTGGAGATTCACGGTTTTTCACCCAGTCTGGTCGGCTGGCTCAGTGT